One region of Armatimonadota bacterium genomic DNA includes:
- a CDS encoding sugar-binding domain-containing protein: MISSLSLNGTWKIRGFDGQHGQPDSYCAEDVDERTFIPASVPGEVHLDLERAGLIADCNYGTNALSARWVEEQVWVYRTRFFAPVEAVNQHAWLVFDGLDLNAIIYLNGIEIGRHSNAFTPCRIDVTGKLQDGENVLAVSIESGLYGVSDKPGAGYNPSMDHLLHKRAWQRKPQYSFSWDWNPRLVNVGIWKGVRLEYTDSARIDALTVYPELADDHKRAWVHVRAFIDNVKSEPVKATVRVRVNGDVAAREREIELPAGMSRQDLKVEIENPKLWWPRTHGGQPLYDIECEIIIEGGVVDSARRRTGIRSVRINQDPHPETGSYFIIEVNGKPIFAKGGNWVPPDMIYARPDAAHYRKLAELAVGANFNALRIWGGAHYADHALLDACDELGILVWHDFMFACSKYPGDDPDFLDNVRNEVEFVTRDLSAHPSLLVWCGNNELEVAAWDWSYDRVKSHPDYALYHMEIPRIMNREDTSRPYWPSSPYSPDHQHPNDRTVGDQHPWHVSLESDGTNFWAYRDNVSRFPNEGGVLGASSLATLKQFLPEEQQYLFSPSWEFHDNSCNFWQGVGVCYRELTDWLGLTPEEMSMQDYAFYSALIQSEGLREYIDNFRRRMFSSSSAIFWMYNDSWPVTHGWTIIDYYLRRKLAYHPVRRAFADIYVIPVIDGDKVRVYGVNDTPDEWRGTARYGVFELKGGLPLDKSVEVVLAPNASTIIGEFDLAELRSIGAENSGAYALLIKNGHTIAQNRRFIARFKDLDFAKPEISITRRGEKAVFSSPVFVWAACIDTAGESDISDDVFDLIPGVEYEINWPADRPLPQVTRCARVNAS, encoded by the coding sequence GTGATATCAAGTCTGAGTCTGAATGGAACCTGGAAGATAAGGGGCTTCGATGGCCAGCACGGCCAGCCCGATTCATACTGTGCCGAGGATGTGGACGAGAGGACATTCATACCCGCAAGCGTGCCCGGTGAAGTCCATCTCGACCTCGAGCGTGCAGGCTTGATTGCCGATTGCAACTACGGCACGAATGCTCTGTCGGCAAGATGGGTGGAGGAGCAGGTCTGGGTCTATCGGACCAGGTTTTTCGCTCCAGTTGAGGCGGTTAACCAACATGCATGGCTGGTTTTTGACGGTCTGGACCTCAATGCGATCATATATCTGAACGGCATAGAGATAGGCCGCCATTCAAACGCGTTTACTCCCTGCCGGATAGATGTGACCGGCAAGCTGCAAGATGGCGAAAACGTTCTGGCGGTGTCTATTGAGAGCGGCCTCTACGGTGTGTCCGATAAGCCTGGAGCGGGTTATAATCCCTCGATGGACCACCTTCTCCACAAGCGCGCGTGGCAGCGTAAACCGCAGTATAGTTTTTCCTGGGACTGGAACCCCCGCCTGGTCAATGTCGGAATCTGGAAAGGGGTGCGTCTCGAGTATACGGATTCAGCGCGGATTGACGCGCTGACTGTTTATCCGGAGCTTGCGGACGATCATAAGCGCGCCTGGGTGCATGTCCGAGCTTTTATTGATAACGTAAAGTCTGAGCCTGTAAAGGCGACTGTGCGTGTCCGCGTTAATGGCGACGTTGCTGCCCGTGAACGAGAAATCGAACTGCCTGCGGGCATGAGCCGGCAGGATTTGAAAGTCGAGATAGAAAATCCAAAGCTCTGGTGGCCACGTACGCATGGCGGCCAGCCGCTTTATGATATTGAGTGCGAGATTATAATCGAGGGCGGGGTTGTCGATTCGGCAAGACGCCGCACCGGGATCCGAAGCGTGCGCATAAACCAGGACCCTCATCCCGAAACCGGCTCATATTTCATTATAGAAGTCAACGGCAAGCCGATATTCGCCAAGGGCGGCAATTGGGTCCCACCGGATATGATATATGCGCGTCCTGATGCCGCGCACTATCGAAAACTGGCTGAGCTTGCAGTCGGCGCTAACTTCAACGCTCTGCGAATATGGGGTGGGGCGCATTATGCCGACCACGCACTGCTGGATGCCTGCGATGAGCTTGGAATCCTTGTCTGGCACGACTTCATGTTTGCCTGCTCAAAATACCCCGGTGACGACCCCGATTTTCTCGATAACGTCCGTAATGAGGTCGAGTTCGTTACCCGCGATCTCTCGGCTCATCCAAGCCTGCTCGTGTGGTGCGGCAACAATGAGCTGGAAGTGGCTGCCTGGGACTGGAGCTATGACCGTGTCAAATCGCACCCCGACTATGCTCTTTATCATATGGAAATACCACGGATAATGAACCGGGAGGACACGTCGCGTCCATACTGGCCGAGTTCGCCATATTCGCCGGACCATCAGCATCCAAATGATCGGACTGTCGGCGATCAGCATCCATGGCATGTCAGCCTGGAGAGTGACGGCACCAACTTCTGGGCGTATCGGGACAATGTCAGCCGGTTTCCGAATGAGGGAGGAGTGCTGGGTGCATCCTCTCTCGCTACCCTGAAGCAATTTCTGCCGGAGGAACAGCAGTATCTGTTCTCACCGTCTTGGGAGTTTCACGACAACTCATGCAATTTCTGGCAGGGTGTTGGGGTCTGTTATCGTGAGCTGACCGACTGGCTGGGCCTTACGCCTGAAGAGATGAGTATGCAGGACTATGCGTTCTACAGCGCTCTGATCCAGTCGGAGGGTCTGCGGGAATACATAGACAATTTCAGGAGGAGGATGTTCAGCTCATCGAGCGCCATCTTCTGGATGTATAACGATTCATGGCCGGTAACGCACGGCTGGACAATCATAGACTATTACCTCAGGCGCAAGCTTGCCTATCATCCTGTTCGCCGCGCATTTGCGGATATTTATGTGATTCCGGTTATAGATGGCGATAAAGTCAGGGTGTATGGGGTCAATGACACCCCGGACGAGTGGCGAGGAACGGCTCGATACGGCGTGTTCGAGTTGAAGGGCGGTCTGCCGCTGGACAAGTCTGTCGAGGTTGTGCTTGCTCCCAATGCTTCAACTATAATAGGTGAGTTTGATCTGGCCGAATTGCGCTCTATTGGAGCCGAAAACTCAGGAGCATATGCGCTGCTCATCAAGAATGGCCATACTATTGCTCAAAACCGCAGGTTCATTGCACGGTTTAAGGACCTTGATTTTGCAAAGCCCGAAATATCGATCACCAGAAGAGGCGAAAAGGCTGTCTTCTCATCACCTGTGTTTGTGTGGGCAGCATGCATTGATACCGCCGGTGAATCAGACATTTCTGACGATGTCTTCGACCTGATACCTGGGGTAGAGTATGAGATCAACTGGCCGGCTGATCGCCCACTGCCGCAGGTAACCAGGTGTGCCAGGGTGAACGCATCTTAA
- a CDS encoding glycoside hydrolase domain-containing protein → MFRPHFFFLGILVFLTAQCAGAIASVKLFDFESDNDPAAWSMRSPDQDSITLSDKYATSGLHSLEFHTPSWKAGMENWPAFQGVPTVKDWNGYDRFVIDIANPGSESLLLSMFISDSKPEFRNGLQHDYMLPGRSINRYVVDISKMPDAVDRSDISIVHFYTNCPTKDTRVYIDNITLLKPGEALPEIPASMFKDEIAFINSRINAARDAADKCAKLLGKKQDSRLTILAKELDYIESADKTDFNSLAGFSARVDVIDSQLNRLLTLITLRDSLKKLEIPTESMLVGIASSTKKVLPRDVPPPVEALKSISISAARNEKESFQVAVTPSGITTLKGVTVGMSDLRSNSGEVLSASNINCDVVGYVKTKEPCYKVSYVGWWPDPILDFVGPVDIDWENVQTFWVRVKVPKGQVPGLYKGKLTVSAQGAKPVVLGVILQVRSFTLPDCTPIPTAITALTGDHVIKDICGEENWQKKLKYDYADFLADYYVNFDHLYNPGPPDYDILKHLHDQGRLVAFNLGNIDNAGNSVDHFKPIYEKCKELGILDHAYIYGFDEVGSARFEEIAGVTKSLKNAFPDVLLMTTAKDLSCGKDSPIKSIDAWCPLTPDYDLDKVVAARAAGKKVWWYICCGPHNPYANWFVEYDAIESRLLMGAMTAKYRPDGFLYYSLALWNDNMPITSGPFTNWNPKSFGEHNGDGSIFCCGPGGKPIPTIRLENYRDGLEDFAYVKILESIIDKYNAKGDSLTKDERKWLDEARKAVVVPKSLVNDMVNYSHDPKVLFGWRDKIADMIDTSGMSDIDPWGKDFGVRGFDSSKAVQQQ, encoded by the coding sequence ATGTTTCGTCCGCATTTTTTCTTTCTTGGCATCCTTGTATTCCTGACAGCTCAATGCGCTGGCGCGATTGCGTCGGTTAAGCTCTTCGACTTTGAATCGGACAATGATCCGGCCGCATGGTCTATGAGATCACCAGATCAGGATTCTATAACACTCTCCGACAAGTATGCCACCTCCGGCTTACACTCGCTTGAATTCCATACCCCCTCTTGGAAGGCCGGAATGGAGAATTGGCCTGCGTTCCAGGGTGTGCCGACAGTAAAAGACTGGAATGGCTACGACAGGTTCGTTATAGATATTGCCAATCCGGGCTCTGAATCATTATTGCTGAGCATGTTTATATCAGACAGTAAGCCTGAGTTCAGGAACGGTCTTCAGCACGACTATATGCTGCCCGGCAGATCGATCAACAGATATGTTGTGGATATTTCCAAGATGCCGGATGCTGTGGACCGCTCTGATATTTCGATTGTGCACTTCTACACCAATTGCCCCACAAAGGATACTCGAGTCTATATCGACAACATAACCCTGCTCAAGCCGGGCGAGGCGCTGCCTGAAATTCCAGCTTCTATGTTCAAGGACGAAATTGCATTCATCAATTCAAGGATCAATGCAGCTCGGGATGCCGCGGACAAGTGCGCGAAACTGCTTGGCAAGAAGCAAGACTCCAGACTGACTATTTTGGCTAAAGAACTGGACTACATTGAAAGTGCGGATAAAACGGATTTTAATAGCCTGGCAGGTTTTTCAGCCCGTGTAGATGTGATAGACAGCCAGCTCAACAGACTGCTCACCCTCATAACCCTGCGTGATTCCTTAAAGAAGCTCGAGATTCCGACCGAGAGTATGCTCGTAGGCATTGCAAGTTCAACTAAGAAGGTATTGCCGAGGGACGTGCCGCCGCCTGTTGAAGCATTGAAGTCAATCTCGATAAGCGCCGCCCGGAATGAGAAAGAGAGCTTTCAAGTCGCAGTTACACCCTCTGGGATTACCACCTTAAAAGGTGTTACGGTCGGCATGTCCGATCTTCGCTCCAATAGTGGGGAAGTTCTTTCTGCATCAAATATAAACTGCGATGTGGTCGGTTATGTCAAAACCAAAGAGCCGTGCTATAAGGTTTCATATGTTGGATGGTGGCCGGACCCTATACTGGACTTTGTCGGCCCTGTCGATATCGATTGGGAAAACGTGCAGACATTCTGGGTTCGTGTCAAGGTTCCAAAAGGACAAGTTCCCGGTCTTTATAAAGGTAAATTGACTGTATCCGCTCAGGGAGCCAAGCCGGTTGTGCTGGGCGTGATACTTCAAGTGAGGTCATTTACCCTGCCGGACTGCACACCTATCCCAACTGCAATAACGGCTCTTACAGGTGACCATGTTATCAAGGACATCTGCGGCGAGGAGAACTGGCAAAAGAAGCTCAAATATGATTACGCTGATTTTTTGGCCGACTATTATGTCAACTTCGATCATTTGTACAATCCTGGTCCGCCGGACTACGATATTTTGAAGCACCTGCATGATCAGGGCCGACTGGTTGCGTTCAACCTCGGCAATATTGATAATGCAGGCAATAGCGTGGATCACTTCAAGCCTATATATGAAAAGTGCAAGGAGCTTGGAATACTTGATCACGCCTATATATACGGTTTTGATGAGGTAGGTTCTGCCAGGTTTGAAGAGATCGCAGGTGTAACAAAGAGCCTGAAAAACGCATTTCCGGATGTTTTGCTTATGACTACGGCAAAGGACCTCAGTTGCGGCAAAGACAGCCCCATAAAGTCGATAGATGCCTGGTGCCCGCTGACACCGGACTATGATCTCGACAAGGTGGTTGCGGCAAGGGCAGCCGGCAAGAAAGTTTGGTGGTATATATGCTGCGGTCCGCACAATCCGTATGCCAACTGGTTTGTGGAATATGACGCCATTGAGTCCCGGCTCCTTATGGGCGCTATGACTGCCAAGTACAGACCGGACGGCTTCCTATACTACTCACTGGCGCTCTGGAACGACAATATGCCTATCACAAGTGGTCCTTTCACTAATTGGAATCCTAAATCTTTTGGCGAGCATAACGGTGACGGTTCTATATTTTGCTGCGGACCCGGCGGCAAGCCTATACCCACGATTCGGCTGGAGAACTATCGTGACGGCCTGGAAGACTTTGCATATGTCAAAATACTGGAGAGCATAATAGACAAATACAACGCAAAAGGCGACTCATTGACCAAAGATGAACGCAAATGGCTGGATGAGGCCCGTAAAGCTGTAGTTGTGCCGAAGAGCCTTGTTAATGACATGGTTAATTATTCGCACGATCCCAAAGTGCTTTTTGGCTGGCGCGACAAAATAGCCGATATGATCGACACGTCCGGTATGTCGGATATAGACCCATGGGGCAAGGATTTCGGCGTGCGAGGGTTTGACAGTTCGAAAGCAGTGCAGCAGCAGTGA
- a CDS encoding HD domain-containing phosphohydrolase translates to MADAESGSRLPLRAGLLANNSPFGNRNRKHMSPAELLAAVSYMTDINPDGCYYHSWRVALLGQYIASVISPDIRSNAFYAGLLHDIGAVGSLKHIATYNTLQLQTNDQYIMEHSQRGEAIINWLPGMMDVAEYVRTHHEWWNGMGFPEGLSSGEIPIGGQILCLADAVDMAGCFTNRISFSRGLHSLAGLTGRAWSSELWATFVGSTKDSAFYKSLMDVRTLPKLVSKMCAEISVTGEIDNDEGIERILHVIAAMVDLKDPSTRGHSIRAARYAKLLAKHMSMSSEDVHMAYRAGLVHDCGRLGLPSDLVNRTGRFSDKELDLVRAHAAMTIRAFNCIPDCPDMAALGEIAGHDHERYDGQGYPDGLAGEKIPQISRILSAVDAFDAMSSLRADRMLSPKAVVIRLQQNAAKQFDPQVVEAMVDLVNLGGLTEELAIAA, encoded by the coding sequence ATGGCTGACGCTGAAAGTGGATCGCGTTTGCCTTTACGAGCCGGGCTTCTGGCCAATAATAGCCCGTTCGGGAACAGGAACAGAAAGCACATGAGCCCCGCTGAGTTGCTAGCCGCAGTATCTTACATGACCGACATCAACCCCGATGGATGTTATTATCATTCCTGGCGAGTGGCGCTGTTGGGCCAGTATATTGCATCGGTTATATCGCCAGATATCCGCAGCAATGCTTTCTACGCGGGTTTGCTTCATGATATAGGGGCGGTGGGGTCTCTTAAGCATATTGCTACCTATAACACTCTTCAACTTCAGACGAATGATCAATACATAATGGAGCATTCTCAACGCGGCGAGGCAATCATCAATTGGCTGCCGGGCATGATGGATGTTGCCGAGTATGTAAGGACTCATCATGAGTGGTGGAATGGGATGGGCTTTCCTGAAGGTCTATCATCTGGCGAAATTCCGATTGGAGGCCAAATACTCTGCCTTGCTGATGCGGTTGATATGGCCGGGTGCTTTACAAACAGAATAAGCTTTTCCAGGGGACTTCATTCTCTTGCCGGGCTTACCGGGCGCGCATGGTCAAGTGAGTTGTGGGCGACTTTTGTCGGGTCCACAAAAGACTCCGCTTTCTATAAGTCCCTGATGGATGTTAGGACTCTTCCAAAGCTGGTCTCAAAGATGTGCGCTGAAATATCCGTAACCGGTGAAATCGACAATGACGAAGGCATCGAGCGCATTTTGCATGTAATAGCGGCAATGGTGGACCTTAAGGATCCGTCTACGCGGGGCCATTCCATAAGGGCTGCGCGCTATGCCAAGTTGCTAGCAAAACACATGTCCATGTCAAGCGAAGATGTGCATATGGCCTATCGTGCCGGACTTGTCCACGATTGCGGACGCCTGGGTTTACCTTCCGATCTGGTAAATCGAACCGGCAGGTTCAGCGATAAAGAACTGGATCTTGTGCGCGCCCATGCCGCAATGACCATACGGGCGTTCAATTGCATACCTGACTGTCCCGATATGGCGGCTCTCGGCGAGATTGCCGGACATGATCACGAGCGTTATGATGGCCAAGGGTATCCTGATGGCCTTGCGGGTGAAAAGATACCTCAGATTTCGCGTATTTTGAGCGCTGTTGATGCCTTTGACGCTATGAGTTCTTTAAGGGCGGACAGGATGCTTTCGCCGAAAGCTGTTGTTATACGTCTTCAACAGAATGCCGCTAAGCAGTTCGATCCTCAGGTAGTCGAAGCAATGGTCGATCTCGTAAATCTTGGTGGTCTTACAGAGGAATTGGCTATCGCTGCTTAG
- the groL gene encoding chaperonin GroEL (60 kDa chaperone family; promotes refolding of misfolded polypeptides especially under stressful conditions; forms two stacked rings of heptamers to form a barrel-shaped 14mer; ends can be capped by GroES; misfolded proteins enter the barrel where they are refolded when GroES binds): MSAKIIKFDEEARRALERGATTVAAAVKVTLGPKGRNVVLDKKWGSPTITKDGVTVAKEIELEDPYENMGAQLVREVASKTNDVAGDGTTTATVLAESIVREGLRYVAAGGNPIAVKRGIELAVEKAVEEIKKLSIPVAGKEEVEQVASISGNDPEIGKLIAEAIENVGKDGVITIEESKGTDTAIELVEGMQFDKGYISPYMVTDGERMEAVLESPIILIHEKKISAAADLIPLLEKIAQTRKPIVIIAEDVDGDALATLVVNKLRGTLQVVAVKAPGFGDRRKAMLEDIAVLTGGQFISEDLGIKLENVDVTMLGQAAKIVVTKENTTIIEGKGSAEAVQGRIAQIRNQIESTDSNYDREKLQERLAKLSGGVAVIKVGAATETELKEKKHRFEDALSATRAAVEEGIVPGGGVTLVNVIPALENIGANDDEKVGAAIVRRALEEPLRQIAENAGHEGSVVVEKIKGEKKGVGFNAATEKYEDMIKAGVVDPVKVTRSALQNASSIGSLILTTESLIAEKPEPKQPPMPGGAPGMGDYGM, encoded by the coding sequence ATGTCAGCTAAGATTATAAAATTTGACGAAGAGGCCCGCCGGGCGCTCGAGCGCGGCGCGACTACGGTTGCCGCGGCGGTCAAGGTAACACTAGGCCCCAAGGGCCGGAATGTTGTTTTAGACAAGAAGTGGGGCAGCCCCACAATCACTAAGGACGGCGTCACTGTCGCAAAGGAAATCGAACTCGAAGACCCGTATGAGAATATGGGCGCGCAGCTCGTGCGCGAGGTCGCTTCCAAGACCAACGATGTGGCCGGTGACGGAACCACCACAGCCACGGTCCTTGCCGAGAGCATAGTTCGCGAAGGTCTGCGCTATGTCGCGGCAGGCGGCAACCCGATTGCCGTCAAGCGCGGTATCGAGCTTGCGGTCGAGAAGGCGGTTGAAGAGATCAAGAAGCTCTCTATTCCGGTTGCGGGTAAGGAAGAGGTCGAGCAGGTAGCTTCGATTTCCGGTAATGACCCCGAGATCGGCAAGCTGATCGCCGAGGCCATCGAGAACGTCGGCAAAGACGGCGTCATCACCATTGAGGAGTCCAAGGGCACCGATACGGCTATCGAACTCGTCGAGGGAATGCAGTTCGACAAGGGCTATATTTCACCCTACATGGTGACCGACGGCGAGAGGATGGAAGCGGTCCTTGAGAGCCCGATCATTCTCATTCACGAGAAGAAAATTTCAGCCGCCGCCGATCTTATTCCACTTTTGGAGAAGATCGCTCAGACAAGAAAGCCTATCGTGATTATTGCCGAAGACGTTGACGGCGACGCCCTGGCGACCCTGGTCGTTAACAAGCTCAGAGGCACACTGCAGGTTGTGGCAGTTAAGGCTCCGGGCTTCGGCGACAGGCGCAAGGCTATGCTCGAAGATATCGCAGTGCTTACCGGCGGCCAGTTTATTTCCGAAGACCTCGGTATCAAACTCGAGAACGTCGATGTCACGATGCTCGGTCAGGCCGCGAAGATTGTTGTGACCAAAGAGAACACCACGATCATCGAGGGCAAAGGATCCGCTGAGGCCGTTCAGGGCCGTATTGCTCAGATCAGAAATCAGATTGAGAGCACCGACTCCAACTACGACCGCGAAAAACTGCAGGAGAGGCTTGCCAAGCTTTCCGGTGGTGTGGCCGTGATCAAGGTCGGCGCAGCCACCGAGACCGAACTCAAAGAGAAGAAGCATCGCTTTGAAGACGCTCTTTCAGCGACCCGCGCAGCCGTTGAGGAAGGCATTGTCCCGGGCGGCGGCGTGACATTAGTGAACGTTATTCCCGCGCTGGAGAACATCGGTGCCAATGACGACGAGAAGGTCGGCGCTGCAATCGTGCGCAGAGCTCTTGAAGAGCCGCTCCGTCAGATCGCCGAGAACGCCGGTCACGAAGGCAGCGTCGTGGTCGAGAAGATCAAGGGCGAGAAGAAAGGCGTCGGTTTCAACGCCGCCACTGAGAAGTATGAGGATATGATCAAGGCCGGTGTTGTGGATCCGGTCAAGGTCACCCGCTCTGCCCTGCAGAACGCGTCCAGTATCGGTTCTCTGATCCTTACCACAGAGAGCCTGATAGCTGAGAAGCCCGAGCCAAAGCAGCCCCCTATGCCGGGCGGCGCTCCCGGTATGGGCGACTACGGAATGTAA